A section of the Macadamia integrifolia cultivar HAES 741 chromosome 9, SCU_Mint_v3, whole genome shotgun sequence genome encodes:
- the LOC122089984 gene encoding 40S ribosomal protein SA-like, with translation MAAPAKVLSQKEADIQMMLAADVHLGTKNCDFQMERYVFKRRSDGIFIINLGKTWEKLQLAARVIVAIENPQDIIVQSARPYGQRAVLKFAQFTGAHPIAGRHTPGTFTNQLQTSFSEPRLLILTDPRTDHQPIKEAALSNIPTIAFCDTDSPMRYVDVGIPANNKGKHSIGCLFWLLARMVLQMRGTIHPGKKWDVMVDLFFYREPEEAKELEEDDIVAAPDYGVAEYSVAALGLPGEQWSTQIADAQWAPELATPGPLPAVPNVEWPPAPVTLSGDGWDTAAPPPMEPAGIVDVAPVAPVAPSGWD, from the exons ATGGCGGCACCTGCGAAGGTTTTATCTCAGAAGGAAGCCGACATCCAGATGATGTTGGCCGCCGATGTCCATTTAGGGACTAAGAACTGTGATTTTCAGATGGAAAGATATGTCTTCAAGCGACGAAGTGATG GGATCTTCATCATTAATCTGGGAAAGACCTGGGAGAAGCTCCAATTGGCTGCTAGGGTTATTGTAGCTATTGAAAACCCTCAGGATATAATTGTTCAATCTGCGAGGCCCTATGGCCAGAGGGCTGTTTTGAAGTTTGCCCAGTTCACAGGTGCTCACCCAATTGCGGGAAGACACACTCCAGGAACATTCACTAACCAGCTCCAGACATCTTTCAGTGAACCTAGGTTACTAATCCTTACCGATCCTAGGACGGATCATCAG CCAATCAAGGAAGCTGCCTTAAGCAACATACCAACCATTGCTTTCTGTGACACGGACTCCCCCATGCGGTATGTGGATGTTGGTATCCCGGCCAATAACAAGGGAAAGCACAGCATTGGTTGTTTGTTCTGGTTGTTGGCAAGGATGGTTCTACAAATGCGTGGGACCATTCATcctgggaagaaatgggatgtTATG GTGGATTTGTTTTTCTATAGGGAGCCTGAGGAGGCCAAGGAACTAGAAGAAGATGATATTGTTGCTGCACCCGATTATGGAGTTGCAGAGTACTCGGTAGCTGCCCTTGGCCTACCGGGTGAACAATGGTCTACCCAAATTGCAGATGCACAGTGGGCACCAGAATTGGCTACTCCAGGTCCCCTTCCTGCTGTTCCCAATGTTGAATGGCCTCCAGCTCCAG TTACTTTATCAGGAGATGGATGGGACACAGCAGCTCCGCCACCTATGGAACCAGCTGGAATTGTTGACGTTGCTCCTGTTGCTCCTGTTGCCCCTTCTGGTTGGGATTAG
- the LOC122088018 gene encoding zinc finger protein 3-like: MEEPVVVEICDESENSSISATSLPSHERKRKMKEKVVEEEENQPPPPPPPPPPPPPPPPPEHEFIEYLEVASPHDDEEPSPDLPDSGTSKRSRKEFSCNFCKKTFNNSQALGGHQNAHKHERAIAKRGREYPAGIPWYSYHPHQMPMITPPTAVPGNGYHPYPLGHGLHSQILYRPKPYHPMSHAYTLQGVRRGLNGYCTNTRSPPLPRTYYHRSNHGLISMSRYINGDSAARLFGCYPPSSNHPVASSIAPSNANSNINTNPVGIGTGGGVGGVVPRWNPLGSHHNQREDHVEIDLSLKL, translated from the coding sequence ATGGAAGAACCAGTTGTAGTAGAAATCTGTGATGAATCTGAGAACTCAAGTATCTCAGCTACCTCTCTTCCTTCTcatgagagaaaaagaaagatgaaggaaaaggttgttgaagaagaagaaaaccaaccaccaccgccaccgccaccgccaccgccacccccaccaccaccaccaccggaACATGAATTCATAGAGTATTTGGAGGTGGCTTCTCCTCatgatgatgaagaaccatCGCCAGATCTTCCTGATTCCGGGACGAGCAAGCGGTCTCGGAAGGAATTCTCATGCAACTTTTGCAAGAAGACATTCAATAATTCTCAAGCATTAGGTGGACATCAAAATGCTCATAAGCATGAAAGAGCTATTgcaaaaagagggagagaataccCAGCAGGCATCCCATGGTATTCATATCATCCTCATCAAATGCCAATGATTACTCCTCCTACTGCTGTTCCTGGTAATGGGTATCACCCATATCCTCTTGGTCATGGATTGCACTCACAAATTCTTTATAGGCCTAAGCCGTATCACCCTATGAGCCATGCTTATACTCTCCAAGGTGTTCGACGAGGCCTTAATGGGTACTGTACTAATACAAGATCTCCTCCTTTACCTAGAACTTATTATCATCGATCTAATCATGGATTGATATCCATGTCGAGATATATTAATGGAGATTCTGCTGCTCGTTTGTTTGGATGTTATCCTCCATCTTCAAACCACCCGGTAGCTTCTTCCATTGCTCCATCAAATGCGAATTCAAATATTAATACAAACCCAGTTGGGATAGGAACTGGTGGTGGTGTTGGAGGTGTTGTTCCTCGTTGGAACCCTTTGGGAAGTCATCATAATCAACGAGAAGATCATGTGGAGATTGATCTATCCCTCAAGCTTTGA